A single window of Salvia splendens isolate huo1 chromosome 6, SspV2, whole genome shotgun sequence DNA harbors:
- the LOC121806824 gene encoding protein LIGHT-DEPENDENT SHORT HYPOCOTYLS 10-like, protein MSTHPSLIMDRGGDGPSWSGGGGDLSPASAIPSRYESQKRRDWNTFGQFLRNQRPAVALPECNSNHVLDFLRYLDQFGKTKVHLQGCIFYGQPEPPSPCTCPLRQAWGSLDALIGRLRAAYEENGGSPDTNPFASGAIRIYLREVKECQAKARGIPYKKKKKPTKNDDDSNSSSSSSMPFS, encoded by the exons ATGTCAACTCACCCCTCTCTGAT AATGGACAGAGGCGGAGACGGCCCATCCtggagcggcggcggcggcgatttATCCCCCGCTTCTGCGATTCCAAGCAGGTACGAGTCACAGAAGCGGCGCGACTGGAACACCTTCGGGCAGTTCCTCCGCAATCAGAGGCCGGCGGTGGCGCTGCCCGAGTGCAACAGCAACCACGTGCTCGATTTCCTCCGCTACCTCGACCAGTTCGGGAAGACGAAAGTGCACCTCCAAGGGTGCATATTCTATGGGCAGCCTGAGCCGCCCTCGCCCTGCACCTGCCCCTTGAGGCAGGCGTGGGGCAGCCTAGACGCCTTGATTGGGCGTCTACGCGCTGCCTACGAGGAGAACGGAGGGTCTCCTGACACCAATCCGTTCGCCTCGGGGGCCATCAGGATCTACCTGAGGGAGGTCAAGGAGTGTCAAGCTAAAGCCAGGGGGATTCCgtacaagaagaagaagaagcccacCAAGAATGACGACGATTCCAATTCTTCATCCTCTTCATCAATGCCGTTTTCTTGA